The following coding sequences lie in one Crassostrea angulata isolate pt1a10 chromosome 10, ASM2561291v2, whole genome shotgun sequence genomic window:
- the LOC128168385 gene encoding uncharacterized protein LOC128168385 — protein MLKSLRVLIFVCSTFTVSATLIPRTATKCFTDAECGQDECCFRHEGPWIVSKRQDGSLTGIHFGVCEKYQGLGDLCSSIDKRNGHCGCGPGLTCSAIIHHTTDTPTFQKRTFVPGQCQPNV, from the exons ATGTTGAAGTCCTTACGTGTACTGATTTTTGTGTGTTCCACGTTTACCGTTTCGGCG ACTTTAATACCTCGGACAGCCACCAAGTGCTTTACAGACGCCGAATGTGGACAAGATGAATGCTGTTTCCGCCATGAGGGACCGTGGATAGTCAGCAAACGCCAAGACGGGTCACTCACGGGAATTCATTTCg GTGTGTGCGAGAAGTACCAGGGGCTTGGAGATTTATGCAGTTCCAtcgataaaaggaatggtcacTGTGGCTGCGGGCCAGGACTCACCTGTTCAGCGATCATCCACCACACCACAGACACTCCAACATTCCAGAAACGTACCTTCGTACCGGGTCAATGTCAACCCAACGTATAA